Proteins from a genomic interval of Shewanella seohaensis:
- the serA gene encoding phosphoglycerate dehydrogenase — MAKHSLDKDKIKILLLEGVHQSAVDVFERAGYTNIEYHKASLGDEALLESIKDAHFVGIRSRTQLTADVLKRAEKLIAIGCFCIGTNQVDLATAELLGIPVFNAPFSNTRSVAELVLGEIIMLMRGIPERNAIAHRGGWMKTAAGSYEVRGKTLGVIGYGHIGTQLGILAETLGMRVVFFDIEDKLPLGNAQQIHSMEQLLAQSDVISLHVPETAQTKDMISTAEFAAMRKGSIFINASRGTVVDIDALTVALKERHLAGAAIDVFPVEPQSNDDEFISPLRGLDNVLLTPHVGGSTAEAQENIGIEVAGKLAKYSDNGSTVSAVNFPEVSLPMHKGISRLLHIHQNRPGVLIKINKAFSEKGINIAAQYLQTTAEIGYVVMEVDTHQAEEALVELKAIEGTLRTRVLF, encoded by the coding sequence ATGGCGAAACATTCGCTGGACAAGGATAAGATCAAGATCCTGTTGTTGGAAGGCGTCCACCAATCTGCGGTCGATGTATTTGAACGTGCTGGATACACCAATATCGAGTATCACAAAGCCTCCTTAGGTGATGAAGCCCTGCTCGAGTCCATCAAAGATGCTCACTTTGTTGGTATTCGTTCCCGTACCCAATTAACGGCTGATGTATTGAAGCGTGCCGAAAAACTGATTGCGATTGGTTGTTTCTGTATCGGTACTAACCAAGTGGATCTGGCGACCGCCGAATTACTCGGTATACCCGTCTTTAACGCACCGTTTTCCAATACCCGCAGCGTGGCTGAACTGGTATTAGGCGAAATCATCATGCTGATGCGCGGCATTCCTGAGCGTAATGCCATCGCCCACCGTGGTGGCTGGATGAAAACGGCCGCTGGCAGTTACGAAGTCCGTGGCAAAACCTTAGGTGTGATAGGTTATGGTCATATTGGTACTCAGCTCGGGATCCTGGCTGAAACCTTAGGCATGCGCGTGGTGTTTTTCGATATCGAAGACAAACTGCCATTAGGCAATGCCCAACAAATCCATTCGATGGAACAATTACTGGCACAATCCGATGTGATCAGTTTGCACGTCCCTGAGACAGCGCAGACCAAAGATATGATCAGCACCGCGGAATTTGCCGCCATGCGTAAAGGCAGCATTTTTATCAACGCCTCACGCGGCACTGTGGTTGATATCGATGCCCTGACGGTTGCCCTTAAAGAGCGTCACCTTGCGGGCGCGGCAATCGACGTATTCCCTGTCGAGCCACAATCGAATGATGATGAATTTATCAGCCCATTGCGTGGCTTAGACAATGTGCTGTTGACCCCGCACGTGGGCGGCAGCACTGCCGAAGCCCAAGAAAACATCGGTATCGAAGTAGCTGGCAAGTTAGCCAAATACTCAGACAACGGTTCGACCGTTTCTGCGGTTAACTTCCCAGAAGTGTCGCTGCCAATGCACAAAGGCATTTCGCGCTTACTGCACATTCACCAAAACCGTCCTGGCGTGCTGATCAAAATCAACAAAGCTTTCTCTGAAAAAGGCATCAACATTGCCGCTCAGTATCTGCAAACCACAGCTGAAATCGGTTATGTGGTGATGGAAGTCGATACTCACCAAGCCGAGGAAGCACTGGTCGAACTTAAGGCCATTGAAGGCACACTGCGCACCCGCGTATTGTTCTAA
- a CDS encoding DUF2238 domain-containing protein, translating into MNNKIIWCGIYLSVLIWSAIKPADPFTWWLEALPALVAVPLLFFTRKGFPLTPLVYFLVLVHCCVLFVGAHYTYAEVPLFDTIAQWMGTERNNYDKVGHFAQGFIPAMLAREIMLRNQAVKPGAWCAFLVTCFVLAFSAFYELIEWWVAAATGEGAEAFLGTQGYVWDTQSDMFLALIGAIVALISLSRVQDKQIAKLTGHA; encoded by the coding sequence TTGAATAACAAAATCATTTGGTGCGGTATTTACCTCTCAGTTTTAATATGGTCGGCGATAAAACCTGCAGATCCATTCACCTGGTGGCTCGAAGCCTTGCCCGCATTAGTGGCCGTGCCCTTGCTCTTTTTTACCCGTAAGGGTTTTCCACTGACGCCCTTAGTGTATTTTTTGGTGCTGGTGCATTGCTGTGTGTTGTTTGTTGGCGCGCACTATACCTATGCCGAAGTGCCACTGTTCGATACCATTGCCCAGTGGATGGGCACTGAACGCAACAACTACGACAAGGTCGGGCATTTCGCCCAAGGTTTTATTCCTGCCATGTTAGCCCGTGAGATTATGTTACGTAATCAAGCCGTTAAACCTGGTGCTTGGTGTGCCTTTTTAGTCACCTGCTTTGTGTTGGCCTTTAGTGCCTTCTACGAACTGATTGAATGGTGGGTGGCCGCCGCGACGGGCGAAGGCGCCGAGGCTTTCTTAGGCACTCAGGGTTATGTGTGGGATACCCAATCGGATATGTTTTTAGCCTTGATAGGTGCCATTGTCGCGCTAATCAGTTTATCCCGTGTGCAGGATAAGCAAATCGCGAAACTTACCGGCCACGCGTAA
- a CDS encoding helix-turn-helix transcriptional regulator, producing the protein MNTINELVFLHQVAAPCHLAILAESIGLKTRIVKQASELNLDKGQRSFCLIAQKGAALDNKGIPLLASRLVPHVPVALYQVERNSLDQESAMLLGIRGLLFADQRMDLMLTGLRKMVADELWYDRTLLSKMFRRVVQKLDGQNDMPADTVAMLQALTSRERTIIQFVSSGARNKEIAHRLCISEHTVKAHISSIFRKTQSRNRVELLRWAQTYQTHFEFCS; encoded by the coding sequence GTGAATACTATCAACGAGTTAGTTTTTCTGCATCAAGTGGCAGCACCTTGCCATTTGGCGATACTCGCAGAATCTATCGGATTAAAAACACGGATTGTTAAACAGGCTTCCGAGCTAAATTTAGATAAAGGGCAACGCAGTTTTTGCCTTATCGCCCAAAAAGGCGCTGCCTTAGATAATAAAGGCATTCCGCTGTTGGCCTCACGTCTAGTGCCCCATGTTCCCGTCGCCTTGTATCAAGTCGAGCGTAATTCCTTAGACCAAGAGTCAGCCATGTTGCTGGGGATCCGCGGTCTGTTATTTGCGGATCAGCGCATGGATTTGATGCTAACAGGGCTGCGCAAAATGGTGGCCGATGAGCTTTGGTACGATAGAACCTTACTCAGTAAGATGTTTCGCCGGGTGGTGCAAAAGTTGGATGGGCAAAATGATATGCCCGCCGATACTGTTGCCATGTTGCAAGCGCTTACGTCGAGGGAGCGAACCATTATTCAGTTCGTCTCTAGCGGCGCGCGTAATAAGGAAATCGCCCATCGACTCTGCATCAGTGAGCATACGGTGAAGGCGCATATTTCCTCTATTTTCCGCAAGACCCAGTCCCGCAATCGTGTTGAGCTATTGCGTTGGGCTCAGACCTATCAAACACATTTTGAGTTTTGCAGTTAA
- a CDS encoding curlin, with translation MKSQAKKSLIALAIATGLSGQAFAASLINDISVEQTGQGQDTLVAQTGLINAAAVTQTGNDQVATVLQDGVWHEAQVNSTGDANQVTVTQQTDWHVASVNVTGNNNEAEVAQDGFFNQSSNDITGNDNLVSVNQLGEVNESYVEITGNENSAFVEQEGDANLAVFRVQGDNNDGDIKQYGSNNQAGLIALDLTANVGNNNDVSVEQIGNNNFGAAKGIAGNDNSVDIYQKGESHTGFVYALAGSENDITMKQEGSSNTAYLSMTTGDDNSIDIAQDGNRNTVGDTLVADIQGNDNDITIKQRGDSNGAEFQVWGDSNDVDLKQRGDANFATFGAYGTDNDFDLSSKGDNNELVAFATGEDNSIEISQEGDANFAYVDAVGNDNEVDVEQDGDQNETIISVTGNNNADVTALQHRGDLNLIDLIIEGDENSAQITQAGNGNWVGGDSGTSFASSSFGVRGDNNSLMITQTGNDNLVVGSQAGNSNSISVNQTGDMNVATVVQY, from the coding sequence ATGAAATCACAAGCGAAAAAATCACTCATTGCGCTAGCTATTGCAACGGGCTTAAGTGGCCAGGCATTTGCAGCCAGTCTCATTAACGACATCAGCGTTGAACAAACTGGCCAAGGTCAAGACACCTTAGTGGCGCAAACTGGGTTAATTAACGCTGCAGCAGTTACTCAAACGGGTAACGACCAAGTTGCCACCGTATTACAAGACGGTGTGTGGCATGAAGCGCAAGTTAACTCAACGGGTGATGCCAACCAAGTCACTGTGACTCAACAAACGGATTGGCATGTTGCATCAGTTAACGTCACTGGCAATAACAACGAAGCTGAAGTAGCGCAGGATGGTTTCTTCAACCAAAGCAGCAACGACATCACTGGTAACGACAACCTGGTTTCTGTGAACCAATTAGGTGAAGTGAACGAAAGCTACGTTGAAATCACTGGCAACGAAAACAGCGCCTTCGTAGAACAAGAAGGTGATGCTAACCTCGCAGTATTCCGCGTTCAAGGCGATAACAACGATGGCGACATCAAGCAATACGGTAGCAACAACCAAGCGGGTTTAATCGCACTCGACCTGACCGCTAACGTGGGCAATAACAACGATGTATCGGTTGAACAGATTGGTAACAACAACTTTGGTGCGGCTAAAGGCATCGCGGGTAACGACAACAGCGTCGATATCTATCAAAAGGGTGAAAGCCATACTGGCTTCGTTTACGCCTTAGCGGGTAGCGAGAACGACATCACCATGAAACAAGAAGGCAGCAGCAACACAGCTTACCTGTCAATGACCACGGGTGATGACAACAGCATCGATATCGCTCAAGACGGTAACCGCAACACTGTAGGCGATACTTTAGTTGCTGACATCCAAGGTAACGACAACGACATTACTATCAAGCAACGTGGCGACAGCAACGGTGCAGAGTTCCAAGTATGGGGCGATAGCAACGACGTTGACTTAAAACAACGTGGTGATGCTAACTTCGCAACCTTTGGTGCTTACGGTACTGACAACGATTTCGACCTATCTTCTAAGGGTGATAACAACGAACTGGTTGCCTTCGCAACAGGTGAAGACAACAGCATCGAAATCAGCCAAGAAGGTGATGCGAACTTCGCTTATGTGGATGCCGTGGGTAACGACAACGAAGTAGATGTTGAGCAAGATGGTGATCAAAACGAGACTATCATCAGTGTAACGGGTAACAACAACGCCGATGTGACTGCACTGCAACACCGTGGCGATCTGAACCTTATCGATTTAATCATCGAAGGTGATGAAAACTCAGCTCAAATCACTCAAGCGGGTAACGGTAACTGGGTAGGTGGCGATAGCGGCACTTCATTCGCATCTAGCTCATTTGGTGTGCGTGGTGATAACAACAGCCTAATGATTACCCAAACAGGTAATGACAACTTAGTTGTTGGTTCGCAAGCAGGCAACAGCAACAGCATCAGCGTTAACCAAACCGGTGATATGAACGTTGCGACCGTTGTTCAGTACTAA
- a CDS encoding curlin — translation MPSLLTRFLVLLILLCSCLTPSQAADVSELPITLQALIERSGRDNLIDLVQQGTANQAIVIQSGSDNSAYATQAGNDNVSLVTQIGSNNEVQLLQVGTQNTASITQIGNDNLVQLNQLGSGNFSIQQIADGAAISITQY, via the coding sequence GTGCCAAGTCTATTAACACGCTTTTTGGTACTGCTCATCTTGTTATGTAGTTGTCTGACACCCAGCCAAGCGGCAGATGTCAGTGAACTGCCCATTACCCTGCAGGCGCTCATTGAGCGTTCTGGGCGCGATAACCTTATCGACCTAGTGCAGCAAGGTACGGCAAACCAAGCGATAGTGATCCAATCGGGCAGCGATAACAGCGCCTATGCGACGCAAGCAGGTAACGACAACGTTTCGCTTGTGACACAGATTGGTTCCAACAATGAAGTCCAACTACTGCAAGTCGGCACTCAAAACACGGCTTCAATCACCCAGATTGGCAATGACAATTTGGTGCAATTGAACCAACTAGGAAGCGGCAATTTTTCGATCCAGCAGATTGCAGATGGTGCTGCAATCTCAATAACTCAGTATTAA
- a CDS encoding S8 family serine peptidase produces MSIKLSPLALAIAGAMTLSAVPAMAKDAPVYEKDAILVVYKDNATKAERSAAQRLIRGTLTDANADGVDDKFQHLLNGKLARLALRKGANIEDAIKVISRHPAVKYAEPNYILKAIGTPDDPSFASLWGMNNTGQNGGTVDADIDAPEAWEITTGSSDVVIGVIDTGVDYNHPDLQANMWVNAGEIPGNGIDDDGNGVIDDVHGYSAVNNNGNPMDGNGHGTHVSGTIGAKGNNGVGVVGVNWDVKIAACQFLDADGYGSTAGAIACLDYFTDLKVNHGVDIKATNNSWGGGSFSQALKDAIEAGGEAGILFVAAAGNDAVDNDASPHYPSSYDSDVVLSIASTDRNDRMSDFSQWGLTSVDMGAPGSAILSTIPGGGYATYSGTSMATPHVTGAAALVWSLNPDLSPVEMKSLLMTSGDANADLTGKTVAGTRLNVANALEQANPSPSYKFTVSPASQSVEAGNTASYNFTVGSVAGWEGDVALSVAVSPALEGVSLSASTVSAGGSFTLDVATTAQTAWGDYSITVTGTDGTIEKSKVVSLNVFPQGLNDFSYGNENAVAIPDNNANGVVSTIDVTDDVQIFGVTADVNISHTWIGDLRVVLTSPAGTEVVLHNREGGSADNIVKSWDLSAFDGENAQGTWSLSVDDNAGADTGTLNNWGLVISGLGEASPAAPVAGFEYAVEGLSVAFTNTSSDANDDIVSYSWDFGDDTNSSEMNPSHVFAAAGTYRVSLTVTDAMEHSNTVTMEVQVYEHSISAAVTRALVSRRGSAMVDLTWDSALGESVALYRDGELVATTENDGNYRDRFTTTASSVTYQVCETTGSLCSAAVVAQF; encoded by the coding sequence ATGTCGATAAAACTCTCACCACTGGCGTTAGCAATTGCAGGAGCGATGACACTGTCAGCCGTGCCCGCTATGGCAAAAGATGCCCCTGTCTATGAAAAAGATGCCATTCTCGTGGTGTATAAAGACAATGCGACGAAGGCGGAGCGCTCGGCGGCTCAGCGTTTAATTCGTGGCACCTTAACCGATGCCAATGCGGACGGTGTCGATGATAAGTTCCAGCATTTACTCAATGGCAAACTGGCACGTTTAGCCCTGCGTAAAGGCGCCAATATTGAAGATGCGATTAAGGTGATTAGCCGTCATCCTGCGGTGAAATATGCCGAACCTAACTATATTCTCAAGGCGATAGGCACGCCTGATGATCCAAGCTTTGCTAGCCTGTGGGGCATGAATAACACGGGACAAAACGGTGGCACCGTCGATGCGGATATCGATGCGCCAGAAGCGTGGGAAATCACCACCGGCAGTTCGGATGTGGTGATTGGGGTGATTGACACTGGGGTGGATTACAATCATCCCGATCTACAGGCCAACATGTGGGTGAATGCTGGCGAGATCCCAGGTAATGGCATCGACGATGACGGCAACGGCGTGATCGACGATGTTCACGGTTACAGCGCAGTCAATAATAACGGTAACCCAATGGACGGCAACGGCCACGGTACCCATGTGTCTGGCACTATTGGCGCTAAAGGTAATAACGGCGTGGGTGTCGTTGGGGTGAACTGGGACGTTAAAATCGCCGCCTGTCAGTTCTTGGATGCCGATGGTTATGGTTCTACCGCAGGCGCGATTGCCTGTCTGGACTACTTTACCGATCTTAAGGTTAATCATGGCGTTGATATCAAAGCCACCAACAACTCTTGGGGCGGCGGCAGCTTTAGCCAAGCCTTAAAAGATGCGATTGAAGCGGGTGGTGAAGCAGGCATTTTATTCGTTGCAGCAGCGGGTAATGACGCGGTGGACAATGATGCCAGCCCACATTATCCCTCAAGCTATGACTCGGATGTGGTGTTGTCTATTGCCAGTACCGACCGTAATGACCGTATGTCAGATTTCTCACAGTGGGGCTTAACCAGTGTTGATATGGGCGCGCCTGGCTCGGCGATTCTGTCAACCATCCCTGGCGGTGGCTATGCCACTTACTCTGGTACCTCAATGGCGACGCCTCATGTGACAGGTGCGGCGGCACTCGTATGGTCATTAAATCCAGATCTCTCGCCAGTAGAAATGAAATCCTTACTGATGACATCGGGTGATGCGAATGCGGACCTCACTGGTAAAACCGTGGCAGGGACTCGCCTCAATGTGGCAAATGCCTTAGAGCAGGCTAACCCATCTCCTAGCTATAAGTTTACCGTATCGCCAGCATCGCAATCGGTCGAAGCGGGTAACACGGCAAGTTATAACTTTACTGTCGGTAGTGTGGCAGGGTGGGAAGGTGATGTGGCTCTAAGCGTAGCCGTGTCTCCAGCGCTTGAAGGCGTATCCTTATCAGCCTCAACTGTTTCAGCTGGTGGTTCATTTACCTTAGATGTTGCGACAACGGCGCAAACTGCTTGGGGTGATTACAGCATCACAGTAACAGGTACCGATGGCACCATTGAAAAGTCTAAAGTCGTTTCACTGAATGTGTTCCCTCAGGGATTAAATGACTTTAGCTATGGCAATGAAAACGCTGTTGCTATCCCTGATAACAACGCTAATGGTGTGGTGAGCACTATCGACGTGACCGACGATGTGCAGATTTTTGGTGTGACCGCCGATGTGAATATCAGCCACACTTGGATTGGTGATTTACGTGTCGTGTTAACCTCTCCAGCGGGCACCGAAGTGGTTCTGCATAACCGTGAGGGCGGCAGCGCCGACAACATCGTTAAGAGCTGGGACTTAAGCGCGTTTGACGGTGAAAATGCCCAGGGTACTTGGTCATTATCTGTTGACGACAATGCGGGCGCGGACACGGGCACCCTAAATAACTGGGGCTTAGTGATCAGCGGCTTAGGTGAAGCCTCTCCTGCGGCACCTGTTGCAGGTTTCGAGTATGCGGTTGAAGGTTTAAGCGTTGCCTTCACTAATACCAGTTCCGATGCAAACGATGATATCGTGAGCTATAGCTGGGACTTTGGTGATGACACAAACTCTAGCGAAATGAACCCAAGTCATGTGTTTGCCGCCGCTGGTACCTACAGAGTATCGCTTACCGTGACTGACGCCATGGAGCATAGCAACACTGTGACCATGGAAGTGCAAGTGTATGAGCATAGCATCAGTGCTGCTGTGACTCGTGCATTAGTCTCTCGCCGTGGCAGTGCTATGGTTGACCTCACATGGGATAGCGCCTTAGGTGAAAGCGTCGCCCTGTACCGTGATGGCGAGTTAGTGGCCACGACTGAAAACGATGGTAACTACCGCGATCGCTTCACAACGACGGCATCGAGTGTGACGTACCAAGTGTGTGAAACCACAGGCTCACTCTGCTCTGCGGCGGTTGTCGCGCAGTTCTAA
- a CDS encoding DUF4124 domain-containing protein gives MARLIVTLICVLLPTTALANTVYKCRKDDKVVFSQTACPQEYSQHKIEYQLGITTETDSDKRETPVDPLQSLLNSQTISKEKLLQLLDAELYRLKQENSYFEILRASELQKLERQRYWQHKEKDDPEYISQLNKINDHFNGLTSNNTQAIQQLSDRKTQISAETEPEEAKEKP, from the coding sequence ATGGCAAGACTCATAGTGACTCTTATTTGCGTGCTACTTCCTACAACTGCACTTGCAAATACCGTCTATAAATGTCGCAAGGACGATAAGGTCGTCTTTAGCCAAACCGCCTGCCCGCAGGAATATAGCCAACATAAGATTGAGTATCAGCTAGGGATCACCACGGAAACCGATTCAGACAAACGCGAGACGCCTGTCGACCCGCTGCAATCCTTGCTCAATAGCCAAACGATTTCTAAGGAAAAATTGCTGCAACTGCTCGATGCCGAACTGTATCGGCTAAAGCAGGAAAACAGCTATTTCGAAATCCTAAGGGCCAGTGAATTACAAAAACTAGAGCGGCAGCGTTACTGGCAACATAAGGAAAAGGATGACCCTGAATACATCAGCCAGCTCAATAAAATTAACGACCATTTTAATGGCTTAACCTCAAATAACACTCAGGCAATACAGCAGTTATCCGACAGGAAAACACAAATTTCCGCCGAAACCGAGCCTGAGGAAGCGAAAGAAAAACCTTAG
- the panB gene encoding 3-methyl-2-oxobutanoate hydroxymethyltransferase, with protein MSKVTSSTLLKYKQEGRKFTALTAYDASFASAFDGEGIDVLLVGDSLGMVLQGHDDTLPVTTAEIAYHTRCVRRGIERSLLIADMPFMSYATPEQAMENATALMQAGANMVKLEGGHWLLETVTKLTERGIPVCAHLGLTPQSVHVFGGFKVQGRDAENAQRILDEAKALEAAGAQLLVVECIPASLATAITQALTIPVIGIGAGPTTDGQILVMHDVLGISSGYIPRFSKNYLKQTGEIRSAVRAYIEEVANGTFPSADHTFN; from the coding sequence ATGTCTAAAGTTACTAGCTCAACCCTGTTGAAATACAAACAGGAAGGTAGAAAATTCACCGCTCTGACAGCCTATGATGCCAGCTTTGCCAGTGCGTTCGACGGCGAAGGCATCGATGTGCTACTGGTCGGCGATTCTTTGGGAATGGTTCTGCAAGGCCACGATGATACGCTGCCCGTCACGACAGCCGAAATCGCCTACCACACTCGTTGTGTGCGTCGCGGTATCGAGCGTTCACTGCTGATCGCCGACATGCCATTTATGAGTTATGCCACGCCAGAACAAGCCATGGAAAACGCCACTGCACTGATGCAGGCGGGTGCCAATATGGTCAAGCTGGAAGGCGGTCACTGGTTGCTCGAAACCGTGACTAAACTGACCGAGCGCGGTATTCCTGTCTGCGCCCACTTGGGCCTCACCCCGCAATCGGTACACGTTTTTGGTGGCTTTAAAGTACAAGGCCGCGATGCTGAAAATGCCCAGCGCATTCTCGATGAAGCTAAAGCCTTAGAAGCCGCTGGCGCGCAGCTGTTAGTGGTTGAATGTATTCCGGCATCACTTGCCACCGCCATCACTCAAGCATTAACTATCCCAGTAATCGGTATCGGCGCAGGCCCCACGACAGATGGCCAGATCCTGGTAATGCACGACGTACTCGGTATTTCGAGTGGTTATATCCCACGTTTTTCAAAGAACTACCTCAAGCAAACCGGTGAAATCCGCTCGGCGGTTCGCGCTTATATTGAAGAAGTGGCCAATGGCACCTTCCCAAGTGCTGATCACACGTTTAACTAA
- the folK gene encoding 2-amino-4-hydroxy-6-hydroxymethyldihydropteridine diphosphokinase, protein MTQVFVALGANLEDPKAQLDNAVAALSALAENQSLKVSPYYGSAPMGDVVQPDYINAVASFETSLAPIDLLDALQEIENTQGRVRKERWGPRTLDLDLLLYGDAIIDEPRLKVPHYGMKERSFVLVPLAAIAPDLVLPCKTPLRSLISEKFLAELQLLGNDH, encoded by the coding sequence ATGACTCAGGTTTTTGTCGCCTTAGGGGCTAATCTTGAAGATCCTAAAGCTCAGCTGGACAATGCCGTTGCGGCCTTGTCCGCCTTGGCTGAAAATCAAAGCCTCAAGGTATCGCCCTATTACGGCTCCGCCCCCATGGGGGACGTAGTGCAACCCGACTATATCAATGCCGTTGCCAGCTTTGAGACCTCTCTGGCGCCCATCGACCTGTTAGATGCACTGCAAGAGATTGAAAACACTCAGGGCCGCGTCCGTAAAGAACGTTGGGGCCCCAGAACCTTAGATCTCGACTTACTCTTATATGGCGATGCCATTATCGATGAACCCAGACTCAAAGTGCCGCACTACGGCATGAAGGAGCGTAGTTTTGTGCTAGTGCCCTTGGCGGCCATAGCACCGGATCTGGTGTTACCCTGTAAAACGCCGCTACGCAGCCTTATCAGTGAAAAATTCTTGGCCGAGTTACAACTACTGGGCAATGATCATTGA
- a CDS encoding polynucleotide adenylyltransferase PcnB, which produces MPRDAHSISRKQISENALKVLYRLNKSGFQAYLVGGGVRDLLLGLEPKDFDVVTNATPEEIKKLFRNCRVVGRRFRLAHIVFGRDVIEVATFRGHHGDSNEKISKANSEGRLLRDNVYGEIDEDAERRDFTVNALYYDISDYSIRSYGGGMEDLKAGTLRLIGDPETRYREDPVRMLRAVRFATKLSMAIEEVTAKPIKQLAPLLKDIPAARMYEEVLKLFFAGKAMANFEMMQEYKLFAPLFPQVDAQLKDAPKGHAMKMVQAIMKSTDARVNEDKPVTPSFFYAAILWYPLRQRAEDIAVESGLTLYDAFFAAMGDVIEQQCQTISIPRRFSTPAKDIWQLQLRFDRSQGTRAFKLLEHPKFRAAYDLLLLRGEVEGGNVAKSAAWWQQFVEADETERLNIARSGNKAAGNRNRNSPQRRRRRPSAAKAKAAE; this is translated from the coding sequence GTGCCTCGGGATGCGCATTCGATTTCCCGTAAGCAGATCAGCGAAAACGCACTTAAAGTATTATACCGATTGAATAAATCAGGTTTTCAGGCCTATTTAGTCGGTGGGGGCGTACGGGATTTACTCCTCGGACTCGAACCGAAAGACTTCGACGTTGTGACCAATGCGACGCCGGAAGAAATTAAAAAGCTGTTTCGCAATTGCCGCGTAGTCGGACGCCGCTTCCGCCTCGCCCATATTGTGTTTGGCCGCGATGTGATTGAAGTTGCCACCTTCCGTGGCCATCACGGCGACAGCAATGAAAAGATTTCCAAAGCCAATTCCGAAGGGCGTTTGCTCAGGGATAACGTGTACGGCGAAATCGATGAAGACGCAGAGCGCCGCGATTTTACCGTCAACGCCCTTTACTACGATATCAGCGACTACTCTATCCGCAGCTATGGCGGCGGTATGGAAGATCTTAAGGCGGGCACCTTAAGGCTGATTGGCGATCCCGAAACCCGTTACCGTGAAGATCCAGTGCGTATGCTCAGGGCTGTGCGTTTTGCCACTAAGCTCAGCATGGCGATTGAAGAAGTGACCGCTAAACCTATCAAGCAGTTAGCGCCACTGCTCAAGGACATTCCGGCCGCCCGCATGTATGAAGAAGTGCTCAAACTCTTCTTCGCAGGCAAAGCCATGGCCAACTTTGAGATGATGCAGGAATATAAGCTGTTCGCACCGCTCTTCCCGCAAGTCGATGCCCAATTAAAAGATGCGCCAAAGGGCCATGCGATGAAGATGGTGCAAGCCATCATGAAGAGCACGGATGCGCGCGTGAACGAAGATAAACCTGTCACCCCGTCCTTCTTCTATGCGGCGATCCTCTGGTATCCACTGCGCCAACGCGCCGAAGATATCGCGGTCGAGAGCGGCCTGACCTTATACGATGCGTTTTTTGCCGCCATGGGTGATGTGATTGAGCAGCAATGCCAAACCATCAGCATTCCGCGCCGGTTTAGTACGCCTGCCAAAGACATTTGGCAATTGCAATTACGCTTCGATCGCAGTCAAGGCACTCGCGCCTTTAAACTGCTAGAGCACCCTAAATTTAGAGCGGCCTACGACTTGCTGTTACTGCGCGGCGAAGTCGAAGGTGGCAATGTCGCCAAGAGTGCAGCATGGTGGCAACAGTTTGTTGAAGCGGATGAGACCGAGCGTCTGAATATCGCCCGCAGTGGTAACAAAGCGGCGGGTAACCGTAACCGCAATTCACCACAGCGCCGTCGCCGTCGCCCGAGTGCCGCGAAAGCCAAAGCCGCCGAATAA